From Paenibacillus graminis, a single genomic window includes:
- a CDS encoding methyl-accepting chemotaxis protein codes for MKGNPLHFSMKWKLILSFLVIALIFLGVAVYQGNKIGQVELSMEKQKTEMEKRITVSTVTQLLQELNRAETALAEANDPELAAPLEDKQQELAREMGKIHFEAETPAFTILELLRTQTDEYSGIINQLVQTLGDDSLDPLTVLERTDELHTKALALSQSMLETNGKLYAAAADNAERAQNYSFLLLDHTVSVVIYAAGGVILFMLLLGWLLIRSFVSPVGKLQAALREIAEGDLRQQINSPYNDELGRLSHHFDHMVRRVRDMLRQTLSAASSLADYSHSFQQSSTITAYTNQDILRTIQEISAGAEQQAEQSEQSTVLLQELERGVQEITDYTDMMLSTSETANRNTRKGADTVTALREISRHSRDSITKVYEALETLVQQSGDISRITNSITEISKQTNILSLNAAIEAARAGASGKGFAVIADEVRHLSVQTNDSSNHISRIISELQDSMTDFQKYMLGTKKSLEAQDHQVVETLASFEAIDESITGISRQIGQIHQKVEQTRNINTRLAESVHSVAAVAGQTAAGVEEVNASSTQQDQAIRNIARQAVEIHEISQQLFREINVFQIAEETGTDAPAGQLLIMEETRAENEDRGPLLAIAE; via the coding sequence TTGAAGGGAAACCCGCTGCACTTTTCTATGAAATGGAAGCTGATTTTAAGTTTTTTGGTCATTGCGCTTATTTTTCTGGGCGTGGCTGTGTACCAAGGGAATAAGATCGGCCAAGTGGAGCTTTCTATGGAAAAGCAAAAAACGGAGATGGAAAAGAGGATCACCGTCTCAACGGTTACCCAGCTGCTGCAGGAGTTGAACCGTGCAGAGACGGCACTTGCCGAAGCCAATGATCCGGAACTGGCGGCCCCGCTTGAGGACAAGCAGCAGGAACTTGCCCGGGAAATGGGCAAAATACATTTTGAGGCCGAAACCCCCGCATTCACAATCCTTGAGCTGCTGCGGACCCAGACTGATGAATATAGCGGGATCATTAATCAACTGGTTCAGACCCTGGGAGACGACAGCCTCGATCCATTGACGGTACTGGAACGGACAGATGAATTACATACGAAAGCATTGGCACTGAGCCAGTCCATGCTGGAGACGAACGGCAAGCTGTATGCGGCAGCGGCGGATAATGCCGAGCGGGCGCAGAATTATTCTTTTCTTTTGCTGGACCACACCGTTTCAGTTGTCATCTATGCGGCGGGGGGAGTAATCCTGTTCATGCTGCTGCTCGGCTGGCTGCTGATCCGTTCTTTTGTGTCACCCGTCGGTAAGCTGCAGGCAGCCTTGCGGGAGATTGCCGAAGGAGATCTGCGGCAGCAGATCAATTCCCCTTATAACGATGAGCTTGGCCGGTTGAGTCACCATTTCGACCATATGGTGCGCCGTGTGCGCGACATGCTGCGGCAGACCTTAAGCGCGGCCTCTTCGCTGGCGGATTATTCGCACTCATTTCAGCAATCCTCCACTATTACCGCCTATACCAATCAGGATATTCTTCGCACGATCCAGGAAATTTCCGCGGGGGCAGAGCAGCAGGCAGAGCAGTCAGAACAGAGTACGGTGCTGCTGCAGGAACTGGAACGCGGGGTTCAGGAGATTACCGATTATACGGATATGATGCTCTCAACGAGTGAAACGGCCAATCGGAATACACGCAAAGGTGCAGACACGGTTACCGCGCTCCGGGAGATTTCCCGGCATTCCCGTGATTCCATCACGAAGGTTTATGAGGCGCTGGAAACGCTCGTTCAGCAGTCCGGCGATATTTCGCGCATCACTAATTCCATTACGGAAATTTCCAAGCAGACGAATATTCTATCCCTGAACGCCGCCATTGAAGCGGCGCGGGCAGGAGCTTCGGGCAAAGGTTTTGCCGTCATTGCGGACGAGGTCCGGCATTTGTCCGTGCAGACGAATGACTCCTCCAACCATATCAGCCGGATCATCAGTGAGCTGCAGGACAGTATGACGGATTTTCAGAAGTATATGCTGGGGACTAAAAAAAGCCTGGAGGCGCAGGACCACCAGGTGGTAGAGACTCTTGCTTCCTTCGAAGCCATTGACGAATCCATTACCGGGATCAGCCGCCAGATCGGGCAAATTCACCAGAAGGTGGAGCAGACCCGGAATATCAATACCCGGCTGGCTGAATCTGTGCATTCTGTAGCGGCTGTAGCCGGGCAGACGGCAGCGGGCGTGGAAGAGGTCAACGCTTCCAGCACCCAGCAGGATCAGGCGATCCGTAATATCGCCCGGCAGGCGGTGGAGATCCATGAAATTTCGCAGCAGCTGTTCCGGGAGATTAATGTGTTCCAAATCGCAGAAGAGACCGGAACGGATGCCCCGGCCGGTCAACTGCTTATTATGGAAGAAACCAGAGCCGAGAATGAGGACAGAGGTCCGCTACTCGCGATCGCGGAGTGA
- a CDS encoding RNA polymerase sigma factor: MSILEPYSTAVFTDDQNLLPLREALSRYCLSLTRSRVEAEDLAQDTWTKTLAYKKFADTPNPEALLLRIAKNTWVDAMRRKASLGRVLEHTQAMAAIVQGQIPGQAPESGRSEIELAFQALIRHLSPLQRTVFVLRDVLGYPAGETAEILATTEGAVKAALHRARQALGAVRKDLAEDEGPAQPQDLDFRMLLQALAESYEKGQLPVMLELLRQETATEMTMALSSSNVQALGCGRGSSGTSMSAGGMTALRMAA, translated from the coding sequence GTGTCGATCCTTGAACCATACAGCACCGCAGTATTCACGGATGACCAAAACCTGCTTCCGCTCCGGGAAGCCCTATCCCGGTATTGCCTTTCCTTGACCCGCTCCCGTGTTGAAGCCGAGGACTTGGCTCAGGATACCTGGACCAAAACGCTGGCTTATAAAAAATTTGCAGACACCCCAAATCCAGAGGCCCTGCTGCTGCGGATTGCCAAAAATACCTGGGTTGATGCCATGCGGCGCAAGGCCTCGCTTGGACGTGTGCTGGAACATACGCAAGCTATGGCGGCGATCGTTCAAGGGCAGATACCCGGTCAAGCACCGGAGAGCGGACGGTCTGAGATTGAGCTGGCTTTCCAGGCGCTGATCCGGCATTTATCTCCGCTGCAAAGAACGGTGTTCGTGCTGCGCGATGTACTTGGTTACCCGGCAGGTGAAACGGCGGAAATTCTTGCGACCACCGAAGGGGCCGTCAAGGCGGCGCTGCACCGGGCGCGTCAGGCGCTCGGTGCGGTCCGCAAAGACCTTGCCGAGGACGAAGGCCCTGCACAGCCGCAGGACCTGGACTTCCGGATGTTGCTCCAGGCGCTGGCGGAGTCTTATGAAAAAGGCCAGCTACCCGTCATGCTGGAGCTGCTACGGCAGGAGACAGCTACGGAGATGACGATGGCGCTCAGCAGCAGCAATGTGCAGGCGCTGGGTTGTGGCAGAGGAAGCTCCGGTACCAGCATGTCGGCTGGCGGTATGACGGCACTGCGGATGGCTGCTTAA
- the clpP gene encoding ATP-dependent Clp endopeptidase proteolytic subunit ClpP, which translates to MSVIPYVIEQTSRGERSYDIYSRLLKDRIVFVGAAIDDQLANSIIAQLLFLAADEPDKDIQMYINSPGGSTTAGFGIYDTMQVIKPQVSTICTGFAASFASLLLLAGATGKRYALPNSEIMIHQPHGGAQGQASDIAISARRILQIREKVVQISAERTGQPAEKVAKDMDRDYFMSAQEALEYGIIDKVITKL; encoded by the coding sequence ATGAGCGTAATTCCTTATGTCATTGAACAAACAAGCAGGGGTGAGCGTTCCTACGATATTTATTCCCGGCTGCTGAAGGACCGGATTGTGTTCGTAGGTGCGGCCATCGACGATCAACTCGCAAACAGCATCATTGCGCAGCTGCTCTTCCTGGCGGCAGACGAGCCGGATAAGGATATCCAGATGTATATCAACAGCCCCGGAGGTTCAACTACCGCAGGCTTCGGCATTTATGATACGATGCAGGTAATCAAACCGCAGGTCAGTACAATTTGCACCGGCTTTGCGGCTTCCTTTGCTTCCCTTCTGCTGCTGGCCGGAGCGACCGGCAAACGGTATGCGCTGCCGAACAGCGAGATTATGATCCATCAGCCGCATGGGGGAGCACAGGGGCAGGCCAGCGACATTGCCATCAGCGCACGCCGTATCCTGCAGATTAGGGAAAAGGTTGTGCAGATCAGCGCGGAACGCACGGGACAGCCGGCGGAGAAGGTGGCGAAGGATATGGACCGGGATTATTTCATGTCGGCCCAGGAGGCGCTGGAATACGGCATTATCGACAAGGTCATTACCAAACTGTAA
- a CDS encoding AraC family transcriptional regulator — MKKTAAQATGHRDLRSWDRLSFRLLSVQAVKDNGEVQLPQQLVFSYALIVVAGGAVELMVDQQQFEMKAASAVLCLPEQTFGTARPAWGVEMFIFYFDVFEHGGAEAEETSISPLRDFPLFPEQGNLVLNDMKHVLSIGREVSCKDKTCGQNLSFRTQIDFQELLYQLQNNSRQRSRDAHSALEQAKQYIEAHYTEPLTVEQLAQTAEFSPKYFIDLYKKKYGKSALEYAAELRLQQAKRLMAHSGVRLRDIAHQVGYADEFYFSRKFKKMIGVPPAVYMKSRRRKLAAYTTALLGQLLPLNIVPYAAALHPKWTEYYYRNYRADIPVHISAYRSNRDWQANLALLRQSSADLILAAGELHAEERVELERMAPVYYPPAEMGDWREQLLHLAQYLGESWQAEQWLAAYDREVRTAKDQLQRLLGGESVVVIRMLGNRLSLHCNRGMAGMLYRELELRPAYESGTELYDVPVTPAELAYVPADHLLMLIRRESETLGEWSRLQNDPQWMKLPAVQRHRVHLLNSDPWRENSAYAQLRMLRQMLQLFPGNRP; from the coding sequence ATGAAAAAAACGGCAGCACAGGCCACAGGCCACAGGGATCTTCGGAGCTGGGACCGGCTCTCCTTCAGGCTATTGTCGGTTCAGGCGGTAAAAGACAACGGGGAAGTGCAGCTCCCGCAGCAATTGGTCTTCTCTTATGCGCTGATCGTGGTGGCTGGCGGTGCAGTAGAACTTATGGTCGATCAACAGCAGTTTGAAATGAAGGCTGCTTCAGCTGTGCTGTGCCTGCCTGAACAGACCTTTGGGACCGCCCGGCCGGCCTGGGGTGTGGAGATGTTTATTTTTTATTTCGATGTATTTGAACACGGCGGGGCTGAGGCTGAAGAGACCAGTATCTCACCCTTGAGAGACTTTCCGCTGTTTCCGGAGCAGGGAAATCTGGTGCTGAATGACATGAAGCATGTTCTTTCTATTGGGAGAGAGGTGTCCTGCAAGGATAAGACCTGTGGCCAAAATCTAAGCTTCCGCACGCAAATTGATTTTCAGGAACTGCTGTATCAGCTTCAAAATAACAGCCGCCAGCGATCCAGGGATGCCCATTCTGCGCTGGAGCAGGCCAAGCAGTACATAGAAGCGCATTACACCGAACCGCTGACTGTAGAGCAGCTTGCCCAGACAGCGGAATTCAGCCCTAAATATTTCATTGACCTGTACAAGAAGAAGTATGGCAAAAGCGCATTGGAATACGCCGCAGAGCTGCGGCTGCAGCAGGCCAAACGCCTGATGGCACATAGCGGTGTCCGGCTGCGTGACATCGCCCATCAGGTGGGCTATGCGGATGAATTCTATTTCAGCCGCAAGTTCAAAAAGATGATAGGCGTTCCTCCGGCAGTATATATGAAGAGCCGCCGCCGCAAGCTCGCAGCCTACACAACGGCGCTGCTTGGTCAGCTGCTGCCGCTGAATATTGTCCCTTATGCGGCGGCGCTGCACCCGAAGTGGACGGAGTATTATTACCGGAACTACCGTGCAGATATTCCGGTACATATCAGCGCGTACCGCAGCAACCGCGATTGGCAGGCCAATCTGGCGCTGCTGCGGCAAAGCTCTGCCGATCTGATCCTGGCAGCCGGTGAGCTGCACGCGGAGGAAAGGGTTGAACTGGAGCGCATGGCTCCAGTCTATTATCCGCCGGCAGAAATGGGGGATTGGCGCGAACAACTGCTGCATCTGGCCCAGTATCTGGGCGAGAGCTGGCAGGCGGAGCAGTGGCTCGCTGCATATGACCGGGAGGTGCGCACCGCCAAGGATCAGCTGCAGAGACTGCTGGGCGGTGAATCGGTTGTTGTGATCCGAATGCTGGGCAACAGGCTATCTCTGCATTGCAACCGCGGAATGGCGGGGATGCTCTACCGTGAGCTGGAGCTGCGCCCAGCTTATGAGAGTGGAACAGAGCTCTACGATGTGCCGGTAACACCGGCAGAACTTGCTTATGTGCCGGCAGATCATCTGCTGATGCTGATCCGCCGGGAGAGCGAGACCCTGGGCGAGTGGAGCAGGCTGCAGAATGATCCGCAGTGGATGAAGCTGCCCGCCGTGCAAAGGCATCGCGTGCATCTGCTGAATTCAGATCCCTGGCGTGAGAACTCTGCTTATGCCCAGCTGCGGATGCTGCGGCAGATGCTTCAGCTTTTCCCGGGTAATCGTCCATAG